One genomic segment of [Phormidium] sp. ETS-05 includes these proteins:
- a CDS encoding cache domain-containing protein, which produces MTNVNLPLRLVLVVPFVLQIGAAVGLTGWISFRNGEKAVNDLASQLRGEISARIHQEIGNYLQAPRTIAQVNANAISLGQLNLADPASLTRQFWLQRDLLYPVIVSAIYFGGADGKFSGLGFQNDNTWQISDVGPSTGGKFHSYRVAGEGFRGELISIGGDYDPRIRPWYGNAVAAGKPSWSDIYVDFKDPRLKVTLVQPIYREDGELRGFWGGFCFVSYSPIPHESENREIGTDFYCGAFWVVGG; this is translated from the coding sequence ATGACCAATGTTAACTTACCCCTGCGATTGGTTCTGGTGGTGCCATTTGTGCTGCAAATTGGGGCGGCTGTGGGATTGACTGGTTGGATATCTTTCCGCAACGGCGAAAAAGCGGTGAACGATTTGGCTTCCCAGTTGCGGGGGGAAATTTCTGCCCGCATTCACCAGGAAATTGGGAATTATTTGCAAGCTCCCCGCACGATCGCGCAGGTGAACGCCAATGCTATCAGCTTGGGACAGTTAAATCTCGCCGATCCCGCCAGTTTGACTCGCCAGTTTTGGCTCCAGCGAGATTTATTGTATCCGGTGATAGTATCAGCGATTTATTTCGGTGGTGCTGATGGGAAATTTAGTGGGTTGGGTTTTCAAAATGACAATACCTGGCAAATTAGTGATGTGGGTCCTTCCACTGGGGGTAAGTTCCACAGTTATCGGGTGGCGGGGGAGGGTTTCAGGGGTGAATTAATCTCTATTGGTGGTGATTATGACCCCCGGATCAGACCTTGGTATGGCAATGCTGTGGCGGCGGGAAAACCTAGTTGGAGCGATATTTATGTGGATTTTAAAGACCCGAGGCTGAAGGTGACTTTGGTGCAGCCGATTTATCGGGAAGATGGGGAGCTGCGGGGGTTTTGGGGTGGATTTTGTTTTGTCTCATATTCGCCAATTCCTCACGAGTCTGAAAATCGGGAAATCGGGACAGACTTTTATTGTGGAGCGTTCTGGGTTGTTGGTGGCTAG
- a CDS encoding adenylate/guanylate cyclase domain-containing protein, whose protein sequence is MSHIRQFLTSLKIGKSGQTFIVERSGLLVASSTPQLPFVVMGDKVERVQAADVDDFLLRETARYLEGKFGNWRGITEAQQLDFTLHGERYFLQVVPFADGENLSWLIVVVVPEADFMERIRANNVMTLRLCLVALAIAIVVGGLTARWITQPIWRLSKASMAIANGNFEQQVEIDRRDELGILANAFNQMTAQIKFSQAELAEYSRSLEMKVRDRTLELQQEKEKSEELLLNILPQKIAERLKRDQSAIADYFDEVTILFADIVGFTPLSSRISPIDLVNLLNRIFSNFDHLAERYRLEKIKTIGDAYMVVGGLPKHRQDHAEAVANMALEMQAAINQLQAELGESLQIRIGINTGPVVAGVIGIKKFIYDLWGDTVNVASRMESSGLPGKIQVTVDTYKILHDQYLFEPRGLIEVKGKGEMMTYWLLSRQPGKIG, encoded by the coding sequence TTGTCTCATATTCGCCAATTCCTCACGAGTCTGAAAATCGGGAAATCGGGACAGACTTTTATTGTGGAGCGTTCTGGGTTGTTGGTGGCTAGTTCGACGCCGCAGTTACCTTTTGTGGTGATGGGGGATAAGGTGGAGCGGGTACAAGCGGCGGATGTAGATGATTTTTTGCTGCGGGAAACGGCGCGGTATTTAGAGGGGAAATTTGGCAATTGGCGGGGGATAACGGAGGCGCAACAGTTGGATTTTACGCTGCATGGGGAACGGTATTTTTTGCAGGTAGTTCCTTTTGCGGATGGGGAAAATTTGTCTTGGTTGATTGTGGTGGTGGTCCCAGAGGCGGATTTTATGGAGCGGATCCGGGCGAATAATGTAATGACGCTGAGGTTGTGTTTGGTGGCTTTGGCGATCGCGATTGTGGTGGGGGGGTTGACGGCGCGGTGGATTACGCAACCGATTTGGCGGTTGAGTAAGGCGAGTATGGCGATCGCTAATGGCAATTTCGAGCAACAAGTCGAAATCGATCGTCGGGATGAATTGGGCATTTTGGCTAATGCTTTTAATCAAATGACGGCACAAATTAAGTTTTCCCAAGCGGAGCTGGCGGAATATTCCCGCTCTTTGGAGATGAAGGTGCGCGATCGAACCTTGGAGCTGCAGCAGGAAAAGGAGAAATCTGAGGAATTATTATTGAATATTTTACCTCAGAAAATTGCGGAACGACTGAAACGAGACCAAAGCGCGATCGCTGATTATTTTGATGAGGTGACAATCTTGTTTGCCGATATCGTGGGCTTTACCCCCCTTTCCTCTCGCATCTCTCCGATTGACCTGGTAAATCTCCTCAATCGCATTTTCTCTAATTTCGACCATTTGGCCGAGCGATACCGTTTAGAGAAAATCAAAACCATTGGTGATGCTTATATGGTAGTAGGTGGTTTACCAAAACACCGCCAAGACCATGCCGAAGCCGTAGCTAACATGGCTCTAGAAATGCAGGCTGCTATTAACCAACTTCAAGCGGAACTGGGGGAGAGCTTGCAAATTAGAATTGGCATCAACACCGGTCCGGTAGTGGCTGGAGTTATTGGCATTAAAAAATTTATTTATGATTTGTGGGGCGATACGGTAAACGTTGCTTCCCGGATGGAATCGTCGGGATTGCCCGGTAAAATTCAAGTCACTGTAGATACTTATAAGATTTTACACGATCAATATTTATTTGAGCCACGGGGATTGATAGAAGTCAAAGGGAAAGGCGAAATGATGACTTATTGGCTGCTTTCTCGCCAGCCCGGTAAAATCGGCTAG
- a CDS encoding pentapeptide repeat-containing protein produces MKRNLVAAVGVLMATGLGTPAIAENFAHTRTLLQTRSCIQCDLSDAGLVMASLARVNLEGAVLTRANLSRATLEGANLSGADLSGASLFGANLRGANLRGANLQGADLRQAYLVDVDLTGARLDGAFLEGAIGTPRSALSAQDIYNWGVMAAQRQNHAKAIEYFNQAINIDPEFGLAYLARAVVRADMGNSRQAIADARAASEVFAAKNEPQNFETSQMLIAQIEAFEEAKARGNNNSGGSLRVLGSLGISLLRLLL; encoded by the coding sequence ATGAAACGGAATCTTGTGGCGGCGGTAGGGGTGTTGATGGCAACTGGTTTGGGGACACCAGCGATCGCAGAAAATTTCGCTCACACTCGGACTCTGTTACAGACGAGAAGCTGCATCCAATGCGACTTGAGCGATGCGGGGTTGGTGATGGCTTCTCTGGCGCGGGTGAACCTAGAGGGGGCGGTCCTGACTCGGGCGAACCTCAGCCGCGCTACTTTGGAGGGGGCGAATCTCAGCGGCGCGGACCTCAGCGGCGCTTCTTTGTTTGGTGCGAACCTGCGGGGGGCGAATTTGCGGGGTGCCAACCTCCAGGGTGCAGACTTGCGTCAGGCTTATTTGGTGGATGTGGACTTGACTGGGGCGCGTCTAGATGGGGCTTTTTTGGAGGGGGCAATTGGTACGCCGCGATCGGCTTTGAGTGCCCAGGATATTTATAATTGGGGGGTAATGGCGGCGCAGCGGCAAAATCACGCTAAGGCGATCGAGTATTTTAATCAGGCTATTAATATCGATCCAGAATTTGGTCTGGCTTATCTGGCGCGGGCGGTGGTACGTGCGGATATGGGGAATAGCCGACAGGCGATCGCCGACGCTCGCGCCGCTTCGGAAGTCTTCGCCGCCAAAAACGAACCCCAAAACTTTGAAACTTCTCAAATGCTCATCGCCCAAATTGAAGCCTTCGAGGAAGCCAAAGCCCGGGGTAACAATAACTCTGGAGGCAGTTTGCGGGTTCTCGGTTCTTTGGGCATCTCCCTATTACGGTTGTTGCTGTAA
- a CDS encoding serine/threonine-protein kinase: MVSIPGITIQAQIYESANSRVYRGIRQEDNQPVILKILQQYPSPQELARYRREYEITKSLHLKCVVKSYDLQKYQNTLVMVLEDFGGESLKTWMQQESLTIENFLQIAIATAAALAQIHEAHIIHKDINLSNIVFNSTTNELKLIDFGIATKLTRTHPTISNPNVIEGTLAYMSPEQTGRMNRSLDYRSDFYSLGVSFYELLTKQLPFPTTDPLELVHCHIAKQPLPPGELNPAIPPVMGEIVLKLMAKNAEYRYQSAFGIKADLEKCLHQLQTTGHIAEFPLGRADISETFQLRQKLYGREREIAALLDAFDRVSRQSEMMLIGGYSGIGKSALVQELYKPITEKRGYFIAGKFDQYQRNIPYSAFVVAFQGLIKQISTESDIKLPQWREEFLVALGNNGKVIAEVIPEIELIIGSQPPGAKIGVVESQNRFNLAFQNFIKVLATPQHPLAIFLDDLQWADGASLKLMQLLISTPSPGLFFIGAYRDNEVFATHPLLLTLDEIAKNGAIINGLLLSPLELPSIIEILSETLNNSADRVKPLAELVMVKTGGNPFFFYE, translated from the coding sequence ATGGTATCCATTCCCGGCATCACTATTCAAGCCCAAATCTATGAAAGTGCCAACTCTCGCGTTTATCGCGGGATTCGCCAAGAAGATAACCAACCTGTTATTTTAAAAATTCTCCAACAATATCCCAGTCCCCAAGAACTCGCACGCTATCGCCGAGAATATGAGATTACCAAATCGCTGCACCTCAAATGTGTAGTCAAAAGTTATGATTTGCAAAAATATCAAAACACCCTAGTCATGGTACTAGAGGACTTTGGGGGCGAATCATTAAAAACCTGGATGCAGCAGGAATCACTCACCATTGAAAACTTTTTACAAATTGCCATAGCCACCGCCGCCGCCTTAGCCCAAATTCACGAAGCTCATATCATCCACAAAGACATTAATCTATCTAATATTGTTTTCAATTCTACCACAAACGAACTAAAACTTATAGACTTTGGCATTGCCACGAAACTAACCAGGACGCACCCCACTATCAGTAACCCCAACGTTATAGAAGGAACTCTCGCCTATATGTCCCCGGAACAAACCGGAAGGATGAACCGGAGTTTAGATTATCGCAGTGACTTTTATTCCCTAGGGGTGAGTTTTTATGAACTGCTCACCAAACAACTCCCATTTCCCACCACTGACCCCTTAGAATTAGTCCATTGTCATATTGCCAAACAACCATTGCCCCCAGGAGAACTAAATCCGGCAATTCCCCCGGTGATGGGCGAGATTGTGCTGAAGCTGATGGCGAAAAATGCGGAATATCGCTATCAAAGTGCTTTTGGTATCAAGGCGGATTTGGAAAAATGCCTGCACCAACTACAAACCACCGGACATATCGCCGAGTTTCCTTTGGGGCGTGCGGATATTTCTGAAACGTTTCAATTGCGGCAAAAGCTGTATGGCAGAGAAAGAGAGATTGCCGCTTTGCTGGATGCGTTCGATCGGGTTTCCCGGCAGAGCGAAATGATGCTGATTGGCGGTTATTCTGGGATTGGCAAATCGGCATTAGTGCAAGAACTATACAAGCCAATTACAGAAAAACGCGGCTATTTTATTGCAGGCAAGTTTGACCAGTATCAGCGGAATATTCCTTATAGTGCTTTTGTGGTTGCTTTTCAAGGCTTAATTAAACAAATTTCAACCGAAAGTGACATTAAATTGCCCCAATGGCGCGAGGAATTCTTGGTGGCATTGGGAAATAATGGCAAAGTAATTGCCGAAGTAATTCCCGAAATAGAGCTGATTATCGGCTCGCAACCACCCGGAGCGAAAATCGGGGTTGTTGAGTCGCAAAATCGCTTTAACTTAGCCTTCCAAAATTTTATCAAAGTCTTGGCGACACCGCAACACCCCCTCGCCATCTTTCTCGACGATTTGCAGTGGGCTGATGGAGCGTCATTAAAATTGATGCAGCTCTTGATAAGTACGCCATCACCGGGACTGTTTTTCATCGGAGCCTATCGCGATAACGAAGTTTTTGCCACCCATCCCCTGCTGCTGACTTTAGATGAAATAGCGAAAAATGGAGCAATTATCAATGGTTTGCTGCTGTCTCCTTTAGAATTGCCCTCAATTATAGAAATCCTGAGCGAGACTTTAAACAATTCTGCAGACAGGGTGAAACCCCTAGCCGAGCTAGTGATGGTGAAAACTGGGGGCAATCCTTTCTTTTTTTATGAATGA
- a CDS encoding GAF domain-containing protein → MPETVSRYWQWDLAEIQRRGFTDNVVELMAGKIQKLPDATQNLLKLAACIGNQFDLPTLALVGEIALPETVRILQAAVAESLVMPLGNMGDVELAIVSTEYFPSPAANAPPLPEYKFLHDRIQQAAYSLIPHSEKNTRHYQIGKLLLTQISPDNQEEQQFALVNQLNYGIELITDQTERDTIAQLNLTAARKARAATAYQAALDYAQIGITLLGAESWQRQYNITLSLHELAAELAALSGKFDLMNQWIDAVIHHAKTPQNKVRVYIVKAQALIAQNQLLEAIAIGVSCLQEFGVEFPANPTAEDIQATVQEIDALIGDRPVEELFHLPMMVDPEKLDIMQMASGIISACYMASSTLFPILLAFQVKLSLQHGNSPNSPFSYAGYGVFLSNSLQNVTAATQFRQLAYRLASEPEAQNIRAATFAAIGVHLHHRQCHLRETLAILQAGYQAALATGNLEFAGHTGQGFCLNLYWCGEPLPELETQIRAYRQQLLDLNQLTTANYCSVYWETTIFLLGNQEEIEISLTQPAHEEKLVAQAVAANDLLLPLLFYISRAQLRFFTGEIALAAADIAQARTYLPGGVGYVCEAGLYFYDSLIALATAPASSQGLETAQPPIAENQSKLEFWAKHAPMNYLHKWQLVAAEKHRVLGENAAASELYEAAINGAKAHGYIQEAALAYELAAKFYLAQEKPLIARAYMQEARYCYQIWGSGLKVTDLDRRYSELLAASQPRIPDRQITTTAATTTGSTATLDIATVMKAARSISGEIVLERLLSSLMQILMENAGAQKGYLILPNEGKLFIEAASDLDAAQTTVLQSLPVENCQFLPEAIINYVARTQESVVLNDAARQGSFTNDAYIQGAQPKSVLCSPLVNQGKLISLVYLENNITTGAFTPERLEILQLLAAQAAISIENAKLYSQLEDYNRTLEQKVAERTTELAAAYEEITLLNQRLQAENIRMAAELDVTRRLQQMILPKAEELREIEHLEIAGFMEPADEVGGDYYDILPHSGQVKIAIGDVTMG, encoded by the coding sequence ATGCCAGAAACTGTCTCCCGATACTGGCAATGGGATTTAGCGGAAATTCAACGCCGAGGCTTTACGGATAACGTGGTGGAGCTAATGGCGGGCAAAATTCAAAAGTTGCCCGATGCCACCCAAAATCTGTTAAAATTGGCTGCCTGTATCGGCAATCAGTTTGACTTGCCTACTCTGGCTTTGGTGGGAGAAATAGCTCTCCCAGAAACTGTGAGGATATTACAGGCGGCGGTGGCAGAAAGTTTGGTGATGCCTTTGGGTAATATGGGGGATGTGGAATTGGCGATCGTCTCTACAGAATACTTCCCCAGTCCCGCCGCCAATGCTCCCCCTCTCCCAGAATACAAATTCTTACACGATCGGATTCAGCAAGCCGCCTACTCCCTCATTCCCCACAGCGAAAAAAACACAAGACACTATCAAATCGGCAAACTGCTCCTCACACAAATATCCCCAGACAACCAAGAAGAGCAACAATTTGCCCTAGTCAATCAACTAAATTATGGTATCGAGCTAATTACCGACCAAACCGAGCGGGATACCATCGCCCAACTCAACCTCACCGCCGCCCGCAAAGCCAGAGCCGCCACCGCCTATCAAGCCGCTCTCGACTATGCCCAAATCGGCATCACCTTGCTGGGAGCAGAATCTTGGCAACGCCAGTATAATATCACCTTGAGCTTGCACGAACTAGCCGCCGAACTGGCGGCATTATCCGGGAAATTTGACCTAATGAATCAGTGGATTGATGCGGTGATTCATCACGCCAAAACTCCCCAAAACAAAGTCAGAGTATATATTGTCAAAGCTCAGGCATTAATCGCCCAAAATCAACTCCTAGAAGCCATCGCGATCGGCGTATCTTGTCTGCAAGAATTCGGCGTAGAGTTTCCCGCCAACCCCACCGCCGAAGATATTCAGGCAACCGTCCAAGAAATTGACGCCTTAATCGGCGATCGACCCGTGGAAGAGCTATTTCATCTCCCCATGATGGTAGATCCAGAAAAACTGGACATCATGCAAATGGCGTCCGGTATCATCTCCGCTTGTTATATGGCGAGTTCCACCCTATTTCCCATCCTGCTCGCCTTCCAAGTCAAACTATCCCTCCAGCATGGCAACAGCCCTAACTCACCTTTTAGCTATGCAGGTTATGGCGTTTTTCTGTCCAACTCCCTCCAAAATGTCACCGCCGCCACTCAATTTCGGCAATTAGCTTATCGTCTCGCATCAGAACCAGAAGCCCAAAATATTAGAGCCGCCACTTTCGCCGCGATCGGCGTCCATCTCCACCATCGCCAATGCCATTTACGCGAGACATTAGCCATCCTGCAAGCAGGCTATCAAGCCGCATTAGCAACCGGCAATTTAGAATTTGCTGGCCACACCGGCCAGGGATTTTGTTTAAACTTATACTGGTGCGGCGAACCCTTGCCCGAACTAGAAACCCAAATCCGTGCCTATCGTCAACAACTGCTCGACCTCAATCAACTAACCACAGCCAACTATTGTTCCGTCTATTGGGAAACCACCATCTTCCTGCTGGGCAATCAAGAGGAAATAGAGATTTCCTTAACCCAGCCAGCCCATGAAGAAAAACTGGTGGCGCAGGCTGTAGCGGCTAACGACTTATTGCTACCATTACTATTTTATATCTCCAGAGCCCAATTGAGATTTTTCACCGGCGAAATTGCCCTCGCCGCTGCCGATATCGCTCAAGCCAGAACCTATCTCCCTGGAGGTGTGGGATACGTTTGCGAAGCCGGTTTATATTTCTATGACTCCCTCATCGCCCTGGCTACCGCTCCCGCATCGTCGCAAGGGTTAGAAACAGCCCAGCCACCCATTGCAGAAAATCAAAGCAAGCTGGAATTTTGGGCAAAACACGCTCCGATGAACTATTTGCATAAATGGCAGTTAGTCGCAGCGGAAAAACACCGAGTTTTGGGAGAGAACGCCGCCGCCAGCGAACTCTACGAAGCGGCGATTAACGGAGCCAAGGCACATGGCTATATTCAAGAAGCTGCCCTGGCTTATGAACTCGCGGCCAAGTTTTATTTAGCACAGGAAAAACCACTGATTGCCAGAGCTTATATGCAGGAAGCGCGTTACTGCTACCAAATCTGGGGTTCAGGGTTGAAAGTCACGGATTTAGACCGCAGATATAGCGAGCTATTAGCCGCCAGTCAACCGCGCATTCCCGATCGTCAAATTACCACAACCGCCGCCACCACTACCGGTTCTACCGCTACCCTGGATATCGCCACCGTGATGAAAGCCGCCCGATCGATTTCTGGGGAAATCGTCCTGGAGCGGTTACTATCCAGCTTAATGCAGATTCTCATGGAAAATGCGGGCGCCCAAAAAGGCTATCTGATTTTACCCAACGAGGGCAAGTTGTTTATTGAAGCTGCATCGGACTTAGATGCAGCACAAACCACAGTTTTACAGTCCTTGCCCGTGGAAAATTGCCAATTCCTCCCAGAAGCAATTATTAATTATGTCGCCCGTACTCAAGAAAGTGTAGTATTAAATGATGCCGCTCGCCAGGGTTCATTTACCAATGATGCCTATATCCAAGGGGCACAACCCAAGTCAGTTTTATGCAGTCCCCTGGTGAATCAAGGTAAACTCATCAGCCTAGTTTACCTGGAAAATAACATCACCACCGGCGCTTTTACTCCAGAACGGTTGGAAATCTTGCAGTTACTCGCGGCGCAAGCGGCTATCTCCATAGAGAATGCAAAGCTGTATTCTCAGCTAGAAGATTATAACCGGACTTTGGAGCAAAAAGTAGCAGAACGCACCACCGAACTAGCCGCCGCTTATGAAGAAATTACCCTGCTTAACCAGCGGCTGCAAGCGGAAAATATCCGCATGGCGGCGGAGCTGGATGTGACCCGGCGGCTGCAACAGATGATTTTGCCTAAAGCGGAGGAACTCCGGGAAATAGAACATCTAGAAATCGCGGGATTTATGGAACCGGCGGATGAAGTAGGTGGCGACTATTACGATATTCTGCCCCATTCTGGTCAGGTGAAAATTGCGATCGGCGATGTCACCATGGGTTAG
- a CDS encoding SpoIIE family protein phosphatase yields the protein MLMIMAQTAVRTLLESQETDQVKFLEILNRTLYKNLGRMNSDKNMTLALLDYCDGTVAIAGQHEEVLVVRANGEIELIDTIDLGFPIGLEPEIAQFISQTQVKLNSGDGLVLYTDGITEATNMAGVQYGRDRLCQVVQNSWHQSASAIRQAALEDLRQHIGEQKVFDDITLVVLKQK from the coding sequence ATGTTGATGATTATGGCCCAAACGGCGGTGCGGACGCTGCTGGAAAGCCAGGAAACGGACCAGGTGAAATTTCTGGAGATTCTCAATCGCACCCTGTACAAGAATTTGGGGCGGATGAACTCCGATAAAAATATGACTCTAGCCTTGCTAGATTACTGTGATGGCACCGTGGCGATCGCCGGACAGCATGAAGAGGTCTTGGTAGTACGGGCTAACGGCGAAATAGAGCTGATTGATACCATTGATTTAGGCTTTCCCATCGGGCTAGAACCAGAAATTGCCCAATTTATTTCCCAGACGCAAGTCAAGTTAAATTCCGGCGATGGGTTAGTGCTTTATACCGATGGGATTACCGAAGCCACCAATATGGCGGGGGTGCAATATGGGAGAGACCGCTTGTGTCAAGTGGTGCAAAACTCCTGGCATCAATCAGCCTCAGCCATTCGCCAAGCCGCCCTCGAAGACTTGCGGCAACATATTGGCGAGCAAAAGGTGTTTGATGATATCACATTGGTGGTACTAAAACAAAAATAA
- a CDS encoding ATP-binding protein: MQIWANNCPANFGHKLWLVEAEMARLQGQDLQAIDLYDRAIESAIEHEFIHQEALGNELAAKFWIHKGKPKIAKTYIHEAMWSYQRWGALRKVEQLQLHYPQLLAKTSTRSLAGATLNATYTSTGSASAELDLVSVMKATRAISGEIVLEKLLSKLMTILIENAGAQKGSLILSEAGQLKIAVAASADSQEVLVQPGTLVEAVADLPQTVINYVERSGKDLVLGNAAAEGRFTADPYIVDRNLKSLLCTPIINAGKLIGILYLENNLTTRAFTSERLEVLRILSSQAAISLENAILYASLEQKVTERTKELNEKNTRLEQTLEELQRTQAQLIQTEKMSGLGQMVAGVAHEINNPVSFIYGNIAPATQYVRELLSLIDLYQEHYPEPVEEIQDMLEDMELEFMVEDLQKLLHSMHSGAERIRNIVLSLRNFSRLDEADMKPVDLHEGIESTLMLLQPRLRSESDRAEIQVVKEYAKLPKVTCYASQINQVLMNILGNACDALETMRTGKSAAESPPAITITTAVENQWAKIIITDNGPGMPESVCKKIFDPFFTTKPVGSGTGLGLSVAYQIVVDKHGGHLSCISTPGAGAQFTIEIPV; this comes from the coding sequence TTGCAAATTTGGGCAAACAACTGTCCGGCGAATTTTGGTCACAAGCTGTGGTTAGTGGAAGCGGAAATGGCGCGGTTGCAGGGGCAGGATTTGCAGGCGATCGACCTGTACGATCGGGCCATAGAATCAGCCATTGAACATGAATTCATCCACCAAGAAGCTCTGGGTAACGAACTGGCGGCTAAGTTCTGGATCCATAAAGGTAAGCCAAAAATCGCCAAAACCTACATTCACGAGGCGATGTGGTCTTACCAGCGATGGGGTGCTTTGCGCAAAGTGGAGCAACTGCAACTGCATTATCCCCAACTGCTGGCGAAAACATCTACTCGCAGCCTCGCCGGTGCTACTCTCAATGCTACCTACACATCCACCGGGAGCGCTAGTGCGGAGCTGGATTTAGTCTCGGTGATGAAGGCAACCCGGGCGATTTCTGGGGAAATTGTGCTGGAGAAGCTGCTCTCTAAGCTGATGACAATTTTGATTGAAAATGCTGGGGCGCAAAAAGGCAGCCTGATTTTATCAGAAGCTGGTCAGCTTAAAATCGCTGTGGCTGCATCGGCGGATAGTCAGGAGGTGCTGGTACAGCCGGGAACCTTGGTGGAGGCGGTGGCTGATTTGCCCCAAACTGTGATTAATTACGTGGAGCGATCGGGCAAAGACCTAGTGCTGGGGAATGCAGCGGCTGAAGGACGTTTTACCGCCGACCCCTACATCGTCGATCGTAATTTAAAATCCCTCTTATGCACCCCCATCATCAACGCTGGCAAACTCATCGGTATCCTCTACCTAGAGAACAACCTCACCACCCGCGCTTTTACCTCCGAACGTCTGGAAGTGCTGCGGATTTTATCATCCCAAGCCGCTATTTCCTTGGAAAATGCCATCCTCTACGCTTCTTTGGAGCAAAAAGTCACCGAAAGAACCAAGGAATTAAACGAAAAAAATACCCGTCTGGAACAAACCTTGGAGGAATTGCAACGCACCCAAGCCCAGCTTATTCAAACGGAAAAAATGTCTGGTCTGGGACAAATGGTGGCGGGGGTCGCTCACGAAATCAACAACCCCGTCAGCTTCATTTACGGCAATATCGCCCCGGCGACGCAATACGTGCGCGAATTACTCAGCCTCATCGACCTCTATCAAGAACATTATCCCGAACCGGTAGAGGAGATTCAAGACATGCTTGAGGACATGGAGCTGGAATTTATGGTGGAAGATTTGCAAAAACTCCTCCATTCTATGCACTCCGGCGCCGAACGCATCCGCAATATCGTCCTCAGCTTGCGCAACTTCTCCCGCCTGGATGAAGCGGATATGAAGCCGGTTGACCTGCACGAAGGTATCGAAAGCACTCTGATGCTTCTGCAACCCCGGTTGCGCTCCGAGAGCGATCGGGCTGAAATTCAGGTGGTGAAGGAATACGCCAAACTGCCTAAAGTCACTTGCTACGCTTCCCAAATTAACCAAGTGTTAATGAATATCTTGGGGAATGCTTGCGATGCCTTGGAAACTATGAGGACTGGTAAATCCGCCGCCGAGAGCCCCCCGGCAATTACCATTACCACGGCGGTGGAGAATCAATGGGCGAAAATCATCATTACTGACAATGGACCGGGGATGCCTGAGTCTGTGTGCAAAAAGATATTCGACCCATTTTTTACTACCAAACCAGTGGGTTCTGGCACGGGTTTAGGGCTGTCTGTGGCTTACCAAATTGTGGTGGACAAACACGGCGGACATCTTAGCTGTATTTCCACTCCCGGAGCTGGTGCCCAGTTTACGATTGAAATTCCGGTTTAG